TCAACCGACCGGTCTCGCCGCTCATCGTCTTCCGTGAGACCGACCAGGCCTCCGGCGAGGTCAGCTGGACACTGATCGACCTGTCATCGGGGGAGACGCGCTGGCGCGTGGTGGACACGACCCCCGCCCGGGTCCTGTCGATCGTCGCGGGTTCGGTGATCGTCTGGGAGGCGGAATCCACGACGGTCGGGGGCCTCGACATCACCACCGGCGAGTTGTCGTGGGTGGTACCCCTCACCGATGTCGACCCGGCGGGGGAGCGCACCGCTGCGGCCGACTCGGAGACTCTCTACCTGGGGTTCGGCGATCGTCTGGTCGCCGTCGGCTGATCATCGTCGACCGACAGCAGCGTCGGCAGCGCCGCGTGGTCGATGAGGACGCCCGAGGTCGATGAGGACCGGGCGAGGGCGTCCGCGGCGAGGATGACCGCCGCGCCGCTGTACGTGGTGCGTTCGTCGGCGGGGAACCGCACACCCTGGGGGTGGACCACTCCGGTCCAGTAGTGACCGTCGTCGGTGCGCATGCTGCGCGTGAGCGAGAGCAGGTCGAGCGCGCGGTGGTGACTGCCGACCGCGGCGTGTGCCATCGTGCACTCCGCGGTCTCAGCGGTCGTGACCCACGTCCGGTCTGCGACGCAGCGGACCCCCTTGCCCGCCATCACGAACTCGTCGTAGCGATCGGCGAGGCGTTCGCGCCCCTCGTCGCCGGTGATCACCCCGCACAGGACCGGGTAGTACCAGTCCATCGCCCAGCGTTCTTTCGGGGCGAAGGCGTCGGGGTCGCTGCGGATCACGTGGGCCAGCCGGGCGGCCGCGAGTTCCCAGTCGGGGCGTTCGTGACCGAGGCGCTCCGCGAGCGCGAGGGCGCAGCGGATCGAGTGGTGGATGCTCGCGGAACCTGTGAGGAGTGCGAACGACCAGGGCGTGCCGTCGGGGTGGCGGGCCCAGCGGATCTCGCCCCGGGGACGTTGGAGCTCGAGGACCCAGTCGATCGCCCGGTCGACGACGGGCCACATCTCGGAGGCGAAGGCGAGGTCGGCCGTCGCCTTCAGGTGGTGCCAGATCCCCGTAGCGACGTACGCGACGCAGTTCGCATCGAACTTCTGTTGAGAGACCCCCTCGGCGACGTAGTACTGGTGCCAGGCGCCGTCGGGACGTTGGCGGCTCCGCAGCCAGTCGTATCCGCGGGCGGCGGCATCGTGGAGGCCGGCGACGTCGAGCGCCATGGCCGCCTCGACGTGATTCCAGGGGTCGGCGTGCCCGCCCGGGAACCAGGGGATCATCCCGTCGTCGAGCTGCCACGCGGCGATGGCCTCGGCGCTCTGGACCACCTCGGCGGCGGAGATCACGCCCGGCAGGTCAGGCGGCACGGTCGACGCCTCTCTTCGCCGGCGTCGCCGTCCACGGTAGGGCGGGTCTCGTCGCGTAGATCACGAGACTCTTGCCGATCAGCGGGTCCAGGATCCGCTCCGCCGTGCGGGTTGCGAGCGGCCGCCGGCTGATGTCCCACAGCAGGAGACGATGCCATGCCCGCACCGCCCGGTGCTCGTCGTCGGTGACGCCGACGGCACACTTGAGCCACCAGTAGGGAGAGTGCAGGGAGTGGACCTTGTGGTGGCCGTGCACGACGAGGCCGGCCGCCTCGATCATGGCAACGAGTCGGCGACGGCGGTAGATCCGGACGTGGCCGCCTTCCACGAAGGGGGCGTGGTATTCGTCGGTCAGCGCCCAACAGACCCGCTCGGGAAGCCAGGCCGGGACCGTGACCGCCAGCGCACCGCCGGGCTGCAGGACGCGCACCAACTCGGCCAGCGCGGCGCCGTCGTCGGGGACGTGCTCGAGGACCTCCGAGGCGATGATCCGGTCGAACGTGGCGTCGTGGAAGGGGAGGCGGGTGGCATCGGCGAGCGTCAGGTTCGCCGGGTCGCACCGTTCGCCCTCCGCGTGCATGGCGGCGAAGGTGGCACGGATCGACGTGAGCTCGGCGGGGGACAGGTCCACGGCGGTGACGTCCGCGCCGCGTCGGGCCGCCTCGAACGCATGACGACCGAAACCGGCGCCGAGGTCGAGGACCCGCTGGCCCGCGCGTACCCCCAGACGTTCGTAGTCGACCGTCAGCACCGGGAGCGTCCCGTGCTCTCCCACTCTTCCAGGAGGACCCTGTACTGCTCGACCGTCTTGTCGGCGGTGTGGGCCCAGCTCCACCTGTCGATGACCCGCGTACGGCCGCGGGTACCGATTCCGGACGCGAGTTCGGGCTCGTCGAGAACCCGGCCGATTGCCGCAGCCAGCGCGGCGC
This region of Acidimicrobiales bacterium genomic DNA includes:
- a CDS encoding class I SAM-dependent methyltransferase, which translates into the protein MLTVDYERLGVRAGQRVLDLGAGFGRHAFEAARRGADVTAVDLSPAELTSIRATFAAMHAEGERCDPANLTLADATRLPFHDATFDRIIASEVLEHVPDDGAALAELVRVLQPGGALAVTVPAWLPERVCWALTDEYHAPFVEGGHVRIYRRRRLVAMIEAAGLVVHGHHKVHSLHSPYWWLKCAVGVTDDEHRAVRAWHRLLLWDISRRPLATRTAERILDPLIGKSLVIYATRPALPWTATPAKRGVDRAA
- a CDS encoding prenyltransferase/squalene oxidase repeat-containing protein, with the protein product MPPDLPGVISAAEVVQSAEAIAAWQLDDGMIPWFPGGHADPWNHVEAAMALDVAGLHDAAARGYDWLRSRQRPDGAWHQYYVAEGVSQQKFDANCVAYVATGIWHHLKATADLAFASEMWPVVDRAIDWVLELQRPRGEIRWARHPDGTPWSFALLTGSASIHHSIRCALALAERLGHERPDWELAAARLAHVIRSDPDAFAPKERWAMDWYYPVLCGVITGDEGRERLADRYDEFVMAGKGVRCVADRTWVTTAETAECTMAHAAVGSHHRALDLLSLTRSMRTDDGHYWTGVVHPQGVRFPADERTTYSGAAVILAADALARSSSTSGVLIDHAALPTLLSVDDDQPTATRRSPNPR